A stretch of Candidatus Vicinibacter affinis DNA encodes these proteins:
- the atpF gene encoding F0F1 ATP synthase subunit B, translating to MDSLILLSIDFSPIKPTFGLLFWSSLIFLIFWLIIGKFAFKPIISALNSRANDIQDSLNAAKNAKEEMMKLKSENEQIMNEAREEKMRILRDAKESANQIVAEARDKAKEEAQRIVVNAKNDIENAKKSALVDVKNQVGVMAVDIAEKIIRQKLETDQNQQDYIKRLVDEIKVN from the coding sequence ATGGATTCTTTAATCTTACTTTCAATAGACTTCAGTCCAATAAAGCCAACTTTCGGTTTGCTGTTCTGGTCCTCACTGATCTTTCTTATTTTTTGGTTGATTATTGGCAAATTTGCCTTTAAACCTATCATCAGCGCCCTGAACAGTCGTGCAAACGATATCCAGGATTCCTTGAATGCTGCAAAAAATGCAAAAGAGGAAATGATGAAGCTGAAATCAGAAAATGAGCAGATCATGAATGAGGCACGAGAAGAAAAAATGCGCATTCTGAGAGATGCCAAGGAATCAGCGAATCAAATTGTTGCAGAGGCACGTGACAAGGCTAAAGAGGAGGCTCAGAGAATTGTGGTCAATGCAAAAAATGATATTGAGAATGCCAAAAAATCTGCCCTTGTGGACGTAAAGAATCAAGTGGGTGTGATGGCAGTGGATATTGCTGAGAAAATCATCCGACAGAAATTGGAAACAGACCAAAATCAGCAGGACTATATTAAAAGACTGGTTGACGAGATCAAAGTAAACTGA
- a CDS encoding F0F1 ATP synthase subunit alpha, which translates to MVNIRPEEISAILKQQISGVNTAAELEEIGTVLTVGDGIARVYGLTNAQAGELVEFETGVQAIVLNLEEDNVGVVLMGPWTGIKEGSRVKRTSKIASIQVGEGFVGRVVNPLGQPIDGKGPIPGVKYEMPLERKAPGVIFRQPVNEPLQTGIKAIDSMIPIGRGQRELIIGDRQTGKTAIAIDTIINQKEFYDRGEPVYCIYVASGQKSSTVAKVARTLEEYGAMPYTTIVSASAADPAPLQFFAPFAGAAIGEFFRDTGRPALVIYDDLSKQAVAYREVSLLLRRPPGREAYPGDVFYLHSRLLERAAKVINNDEIARTMNDLPDSLKNAGIVKGGGSLTALPIIETQAGDVSAYIPTNVISITDGQIFLESNLFNAGIRPAINVGISVSRVGGNAQIKSMKKVSGTLKLDQAQYRELEAFSKFGSDLDAATKAVLDKGKRNVEVLKQPQYSPVTVEKQVALIYLGTNNLLKDIPVERVKDFETLLYTELDQKHPEILENFRKGKLDDADLAILKKMAGEMKLK; encoded by the coding sequence ATGGTAAATATCAGACCCGAAGAAATATCAGCTATTCTGAAGCAACAGATTTCAGGTGTTAACACCGCAGCTGAACTCGAAGAAATTGGAACGGTACTCACTGTTGGTGATGGTATCGCCCGCGTTTATGGGCTTACGAATGCACAGGCAGGAGAGTTGGTTGAATTCGAAACTGGCGTTCAAGCCATCGTACTTAACCTAGAAGAGGACAACGTGGGTGTCGTACTCATGGGTCCGTGGACCGGAATCAAAGAAGGTTCCCGGGTAAAAAGGACTTCTAAAATTGCCTCTATACAAGTTGGAGAAGGTTTTGTAGGCCGTGTGGTGAACCCTCTGGGTCAGCCCATCGACGGTAAAGGACCGATTCCGGGTGTTAAATATGAAATGCCATTGGAGAGAAAGGCCCCCGGTGTTATTTTCCGTCAACCGGTAAATGAACCACTACAAACCGGTATCAAAGCGATTGACTCCATGATTCCGATTGGTCGTGGCCAGCGGGAATTGATCATTGGCGACCGCCAAACCGGTAAAACTGCCATCGCCATTGACACCATCATCAATCAAAAAGAATTCTACGACCGTGGAGAACCCGTTTATTGCATCTACGTGGCTTCCGGACAGAAATCTTCGACGGTAGCGAAAGTTGCCCGTACTTTAGAAGAATATGGGGCAATGCCTTATACTACGATAGTTTCAGCCTCTGCTGCTGATCCTGCTCCTTTGCAATTCTTTGCACCGTTTGCCGGTGCCGCGATCGGAGAATTTTTCCGGGACACCGGCCGTCCGGCATTGGTTATTTATGATGACCTCAGCAAACAGGCCGTAGCATACCGTGAAGTATCTCTATTGCTTAGAAGACCTCCGGGACGTGAGGCTTATCCGGGAGACGTATTTTACCTACACTCCAGGTTGTTGGAAAGAGCTGCAAAAGTGATCAACAACGACGAGATAGCACGAACCATGAATGACCTGCCAGACTCACTTAAGAATGCAGGTATCGTAAAAGGTGGAGGATCTTTGACCGCCTTACCCATTATCGAAACACAGGCGGGTGACGTTTCTGCCTACATTCCTACCAACGTAATCTCGATCACCGACGGACAGATATTCCTGGAATCAAACCTCTTCAATGCGGGTATCAGACCTGCCATCAACGTGGGTATCTCTGTATCCAGGGTGGGTGGTAATGCTCAGATCAAATCCATGAAAAAAGTATCCGGAACCCTGAAACTCGATCAGGCGCAATATCGCGAACTGGAAGCTTTTTCTAAATTTGGCTCTGATTTGGATGCCGCTACAAAAGCTGTACTTGACAAAGGAAAGCGCAATGTGGAAGTATTGAAACAACCACAATATTCACCGGTTACTGTAGAAAAACAAGTGGCGCTGATTTACCTTGGAACGAACAATTTGCTAAAAGATATTCCGGTGGAAAGAGTAAAAGATTTTGAAACATTGCTCTATACCGAACTTGACCAAAAACATCCGGAAATTCTTGAGAATTTCAGAAAAGGAAAACTGGATGATGCAGACCTCGCCATTCTAAAGAAGATGGCCGGGGAGATGAAGTTGAAGTAA
- the tgt gene encoding tRNA guanosine(34) transglycosylase Tgt, whose translation MTGFNLLHEDSTSRARAGEIQTDHGLVHTPVFMPVGTSATVKAVHQQELAAVVKAEIILGNTYHLYLRPGLEVIEAARGLHQFMNWQGPILTDSGGYQVFSLSARRKIKPEGVTFQSHIDGSKHIFTPESVVDTQRILGSDIMMALDECPPYPCTRKYAEKSLKITNDWLIRGIEHFKNTAAKYEQEQIFVPIAQGSVFDDLRKESILFNSQYSNPIYALGGLSVGEPQEELYRMVALSTEFMPRQSARYLMGVGTPANLLECIGQGIDMFDCVLPTRNARHGIIYTTRGIIHIRNQKWKTDFSMIDDGLEVPTSNLHSKAYLRHLFMVGEILAAQIASIQNLSFYTWLMREARKQILLNNFDSWKREILITINQKL comes from the coding sequence ATGACAGGATTTAATTTATTGCATGAGGATTCTACCAGTCGTGCGAGGGCTGGCGAAATTCAGACCGATCATGGTTTGGTTCATACACCGGTATTCATGCCGGTGGGTACTTCTGCTACTGTAAAGGCAGTCCATCAGCAAGAGCTTGCCGCTGTGGTGAAGGCTGAGATTATCCTTGGGAACACTTACCATTTGTATCTGCGTCCCGGTCTTGAAGTGATTGAAGCAGCAAGAGGACTCCATCAATTTATGAATTGGCAAGGACCCATCCTGACAGACAGTGGTGGATATCAGGTATTTTCTCTGAGTGCCCGCCGAAAAATCAAACCTGAAGGGGTTACTTTTCAATCACACATAGATGGCTCAAAGCATATTTTTACCCCTGAATCTGTGGTAGACACCCAAAGAATACTTGGTTCAGATATCATGATGGCTTTGGATGAATGTCCACCCTATCCATGTACCAGGAAGTATGCTGAAAAATCTTTAAAAATAACCAATGACTGGTTGATTAGGGGAATTGAGCATTTTAAGAATACCGCAGCAAAATATGAACAGGAACAAATATTCGTACCTATAGCGCAAGGTTCTGTATTTGATGATCTCCGAAAAGAATCGATATTGTTTAACAGTCAATATTCCAACCCAATTTATGCCCTAGGAGGGTTGTCTGTAGGAGAACCGCAAGAAGAGCTGTACAGAATGGTGGCTTTGTCCACAGAGTTTATGCCTCGGCAAAGCGCACGTTATCTAATGGGGGTAGGAACTCCTGCCAATCTCTTAGAATGCATTGGACAAGGCATAGATATGTTTGATTGTGTCCTGCCTACCAGAAATGCCAGGCACGGCATCATCTATACTACCCGTGGAATCATCCATATCCGAAACCAAAAATGGAAGACTGATTTCAGTATGATTGATGATGGCCTGGAGGTTCCAACAAGTAACTTACACAGCAAGGCTTACCTGCGACATTTGTTTATGGTCGGAGAAATACTTGCTGCACAAATAGCAAGCATTCAAAATTTAAGTTTTTATACCTGGTTGATGAGGGAGGCACGCAAACAGATCCTGTTAAACAATTTTGACTCCTGGAAGAGAGAAATATTGATCACCATAAATCAAAAATTGTAA
- a CDS encoding four helix bundle protein: protein MRDSGNNVILEKSVLFSLKLIEYVEILEKDRKFVIANQLLRSGTSIGANISEAQDAESKADFIHKMKLASKELNETIYWFKLCQNSLSYPDCNSLNNELEDIRKILNAILGSLKKK, encoded by the coding sequence ATGAGAGATTCTGGAAATAATGTAATACTTGAAAAGTCAGTATTATTTTCATTGAAATTGATAGAGTATGTTGAAATTCTGGAGAAAGACAGAAAATTTGTAATTGCAAATCAACTGCTGAGATCAGGAACTTCAATAGGTGCAAATATTTCGGAAGCACAAGATGCGGAGAGCAAAGCTGATTTTATTCATAAAATGAAATTGGCTTCAAAAGAATTGAATGAAACAATTTATTGGTTCAAATTGTGCCAAAATTCTCTGAGCTATCCGGATTGTAACAGCCTAAACAATGAACTGGAGGATATCAGAAAAATTCTAAATGCAATTCTAGGTAGCTTGAAAAAGAAATGA
- the atpE gene encoding ATP synthase F0 subunit C → MTGSIVALGMGIAAIGAGIGVGNIGGKALDAIARQPEAIGDIRSNMILTAALVEGAALIAILLAYLVA, encoded by the coding sequence ATGACTGGTTCAATTGTAGCTCTAGGTATGGGTATTGCAGCGATCGGCGCAGGTATCGGAGTAGGAAACATTGGAGGAAAGGCATTGGATGCTATTGCACGCCAGCCTGAGGCCATTGGAGATATCCGTTCCAACATGATTCTGACTGCTGCCCTTGTAGAAGGTGCAGCGTTGATTGCGATCCTTTTAGCTTATCTAGTAGCTTAA
- a CDS encoding RNA polymerase sigma factor, translated as MSTLEFYTSFDKQSQTLHNFAFSLTRDSEDAKDLYQETAFRALSNRDKFQPGTNFKAWLITIMKNIFINNYRRKVKGGIVNDNSENQYYLNSINNSISNSAESDIMMDELNGMVESLDDSLRIPFLRYFHGFKYQEIADELELPLGTVKSRIFFARKALKNMIAQHYKGYEDIAIREN; from the coding sequence ATGTCGACGTTAGAGTTCTATACATCTTTTGACAAACAATCGCAGACACTTCACAACTTTGCCTTTAGTCTCACCAGAGATTCAGAGGATGCGAAAGATCTATATCAGGAGACTGCCTTTCGTGCTTTATCGAACAGGGACAAATTTCAACCTGGAACAAACTTTAAGGCATGGTTGATCACCATTATGAAGAATATCTTCATTAACAATTACCGCCGTAAGGTTAAAGGTGGAATTGTAAATGACAACAGTGAAAACCAGTACTATCTCAATTCAATCAATAATTCAATTTCCAACAGTGCTGAATCAGACATCATGATGGATGAGCTGAACGGAATGGTGGAAAGTTTGGATGATTCCCTCCGCATTCCTTTTCTCCGTTATTTCCATGGGTTTAAATACCAGGAAATTGCCGACGAACTGGAGCTTCCACTAGGTACTGTGAAGAGCCGAATATTTTTTGCCCGTAAGGCTTTGAAGAATATGATTGCCCAGCACTACAAGGGCTATGAGGATATTGCGATAAGGGAGAATTAG
- a CDS encoding LptF/LptG family permease, protein MNLKGFGLSILDKYILGKYVSTFIFTMAILSLIAVVFDVSERIEKFISKDLGWWQVTRDYYFNFIPWINSLLFPLYSLITVIFFTSRMADQTEIIPMLSSGISYRRFLRPFIIAATFFTLIHLLGNHIVVPRGNKILKDFENTYIKTSNIYSKDRNVHLFVEPQVEAFIYLFNVSDSSGSNFQLRRLEGSRVVQILTAKTIRWKSPPHIWTLGDYEVRTLEDSTEKFDVYQAKFVDTSINLLVSDFVILKNRKEMMRTPELSQFIDREKVKGSGITGPYEVEKHRRTADPFTSLILAIIGTCIASRKVRGGLGLHLAVGVILGVVFIFLSKLSLTFANNEVIPPLLAVWIPNIIFSFVAFYTYKIAQK, encoded by the coding sequence ATGAACCTGAAAGGCTTCGGCCTGTCGATTTTGGATAAGTATATACTTGGTAAATATGTGTCAACTTTCATATTTACAATGGCCATTTTATCGCTCATAGCCGTTGTATTTGATGTTTCAGAAAGAATTGAAAAATTTATTTCTAAAGATCTCGGGTGGTGGCAGGTGACCCGTGATTATTACTTCAATTTTATTCCCTGGATAAATTCACTGTTGTTCCCATTGTATTCGCTCATTACCGTCATATTTTTTACTTCACGGATGGCTGACCAGACCGAGATCATTCCAATGCTCAGTTCGGGAATTTCTTATAGAAGATTTCTCAGACCATTCATCATCGCGGCCACTTTTTTTACACTTATACACTTGTTGGGTAATCATATCGTAGTTCCCAGGGGAAATAAGATTCTTAAGGACTTTGAAAACACCTATATCAAGACTTCCAACATTTACTCCAAGGACCGCAATGTTCATTTATTTGTCGAGCCTCAGGTGGAAGCTTTTATTTATCTCTTCAACGTATCGGATTCCTCAGGGAGTAATTTCCAATTGAGAAGACTGGAAGGATCCAGGGTGGTACAAATTTTAACCGCCAAGACCATCCGATGGAAGAGTCCACCGCACATCTGGACGCTTGGTGACTATGAGGTCAGGACGCTGGAAGACAGCACAGAAAAGTTTGATGTTTATCAAGCTAAATTTGTTGATACTTCTATCAATTTACTGGTTTCCGATTTTGTCATTCTCAAAAACAGGAAGGAAATGATGCGGACCCCAGAATTGAGTCAGTTTATAGACAGGGAGAAAGTGAAGGGCTCAGGCATTACAGGTCCGTATGAGGTAGAAAAGCACCGGCGAACGGCAGATCCTTTTACTTCCTTGATATTGGCAATAATTGGGACCTGTATTGCGTCAAGAAAGGTGAGAGGTGGTCTGGGGCTTCATCTGGCAGTTGGGGTAATTTTGGGGGTGGTGTTCATTTTTTTGTCTAAACTATCCCTCACTTTTGCCAATAATGAAGTTATTCCTCCATTGTTAGCTGTTTGGATACCAAATATAATATTTTCTTTTGTGGCATTTTATACATATAAAATTGCGCAAAAGTAA
- a CDS encoding rod shape-determining protein RodA: protein MIRTVRNAQYDWMIIGIYLSLIIIGWFSIYAATYTYSENTNFLDLSVPITKQSVYIAIALSVFIITLFIDIKFWHTFAYIFYGISIFLLLMVLIVGSEIKGARAWFVIGGFSFQPSEIAKFCTTLAVSSYLSYYKVNLKTGIYQWIVVGIIFAPVFFILLQPDAGSAITFLSLFILLFIEGFNPLYYISAILLFLSFVFSILFPLNQVIMAIILAAIGFSWFNFRIFKYHFVLLGILLISLIYGFYFMKLDYMIYVALLFLAISLVLLWRNRQEKLSLFLPLAVAVLYGFSYFSINLFNGLELHQQERIKVWLKPSECDPRGSLYNLLQSKVAIGSGGTLGKGFMNGNMTKLKFVPEQSTDFIFSTIGEEQGFFGSVIVILLFVILIWRILNTCEHMTNRFASYFGLSLAGFLFIHVLVNIGMTMGLVPIIGIPLPFISKGGSSLVGFSLMLGVFIRMQSRSA from the coding sequence ATGATAAGAACGGTAAGAAATGCTCAGTATGATTGGATGATCATTGGCATATATCTGAGCCTTATTATCATTGGTTGGTTCAGTATTTATGCAGCCACTTATACCTATAGTGAGAATACTAATTTTTTAGATTTATCAGTTCCTATTACCAAGCAGTCGGTTTACATTGCAATTGCACTTTCCGTATTTATTATTACCTTATTTATTGATATCAAATTCTGGCATACGTTTGCTTATATATTTTATGGGATAAGCATTTTTTTATTGCTAATGGTGTTGATAGTGGGCTCAGAAATCAAAGGAGCAAGAGCCTGGTTTGTAATAGGAGGATTTTCCTTCCAGCCGTCAGAAATAGCTAAGTTTTGTACTACGCTGGCAGTGTCAAGTTACCTCTCCTACTACAAGGTAAATCTTAAGACAGGCATATACCAATGGATTGTGGTTGGGATTATTTTTGCGCCTGTGTTTTTCATTTTATTGCAACCGGATGCAGGTTCTGCCATTACTTTTTTATCACTCTTTATTTTACTTTTTATTGAAGGATTTAATCCACTTTATTATATCTCAGCAATATTACTTTTTTTATCTTTTGTTTTTTCCATCTTATTTCCGCTGAACCAGGTAATCATGGCCATTATACTGGCAGCAATTGGATTCAGCTGGTTTAATTTTAGAATTTTCAAATATCATTTTGTCTTGTTGGGTATTCTGTTGATCAGCTTGATTTATGGATTTTATTTTATGAAGCTGGATTATATGATTTATGTTGCCTTATTATTTCTTGCCATCAGTCTAGTTCTGTTGTGGCGAAACAGACAAGAGAAGTTGTCACTTTTTTTACCACTGGCAGTTGCAGTACTTTATGGTTTTTCTTATTTCTCCATTAATTTATTTAATGGTTTGGAGTTGCATCAGCAGGAGCGAATCAAGGTTTGGTTAAAGCCTTCAGAGTGCGATCCCAGAGGCTCCCTGTATAATCTGTTGCAATCCAAAGTTGCCATCGGATCGGGAGGAACCCTTGGCAAAGGATTTATGAATGGCAACATGACCAAGTTAAAATTTGTTCCGGAGCAATCCACGGATTTTATTTTTAGTACCATCGGTGAGGAGCAGGGATTTTTCGGAAGTGTCATCGTGATATTATTATTTGTGATACTTATTTGGCGGATATTGAACACCTGTGAGCACATGACCAATCGCTTCGCTTCTTATTTTGGATTGTCGCTGGCGGGATTTTTGTTTATACATGTTTTAGTAAACATCGGTATGACCATGGGGTTGGTTCCCATAATTGGGATTCCATTACCCTTTATCAGTAAAGGAGGATCATCATTGGTTGGATTTTCCTTAATGCTGGGCGTATTTATTAGAATGCAATCCAGATCTGCATGA
- the atpH gene encoding ATP synthase F1 subunit delta, producing MSKIAGRYAKSLIDLATEKSALKEVHEDIRTIQAVCENRDFALMLKSPIIHGDKKMEIFKTILGTHISDLTNAFVNLLISKGREPVLAQICTEFIQQFKSINKIRTAVVTSAQPLGETQLVEIRNRFNPWLKPGETLEIIQKTDASLIGGIIFELDGQQVDSTAKRQLDQMRTNLYDKSYINLVVKS from the coding sequence ATGTCAAAAATTGCCGGACGATATGCCAAATCTCTCATAGATCTGGCTACCGAAAAGTCTGCACTCAAAGAGGTGCATGAGGACATCAGAACCATTCAAGCGGTTTGTGAGAATCGGGATTTTGCTTTAATGCTCAAAAGTCCCATTATTCATGGAGACAAGAAAATGGAAATCTTTAAAACCATCCTGGGCACTCATATTTCTGACCTTACGAATGCTTTTGTGAACCTCCTCATTTCAAAAGGAAGAGAACCTGTTTTGGCGCAGATTTGCACAGAATTTATTCAGCAATTCAAAAGCATCAATAAGATCCGCACTGCTGTGGTAACCTCTGCTCAGCCTTTGGGCGAAACTCAGTTGGTTGAAATCAGAAACCGATTCAATCCATGGCTGAAACCCGGTGAAACTTTAGAAATTATACAAAAAACAGATGCCTCTCTTATCGGGGGTATCATCTTTGAATTGGATGGACAGCAAGTGGACTCAACAGCCAAACGCCAGTTGGATCAAATGCGCACCAATCTATATGACAAATCGTACATTAATCTTGTGGTTAAATCTTAA
- the atpB gene encoding F0F1 ATP synthase subunit A — protein MKKLYKILTLSVLFCFGRIEAQQPVGAETPAQHEAHEHDHGSAQEGHEGHNHGPVSTEAAPVESAGHSDTDHGHAPFNAKETAFHHISDLNVYSIGPWNFPLPCILYAPANGWSVFSSGRFHIDDAHHGSGHMAVDRYVLHEGKVMRVTDPTFPVGEIEIQGFSTEVKDETGGKKEYIYVSYQGRNIETEKASTADGGLFKGGITGFYDFSISKNVFAMLLVVGLMSLLFISMARRYKANPGTPPTGVQKLMEPIILFIQDEVAKPFIGAKYLGYMPLLLSLFFFILGLNLFGQIPFFGGANVTGNLAVTMVLALIVFIVVNVKGNRHYWEHILWMPGIPAGIKTLITPIEILGIFIKPVTLMLRLFANITAGHIVIIIFVSLIFIIGKSGENVGAASGAAVGSVLLSLFMMAIELLVAFIQAYVFTLLTASYIGAATEEHHHEHKTEHH, from the coding sequence ATGAAGAAATTATATAAAATCCTAACTTTATCAGTCCTCTTTTGCTTCGGCCGAATAGAGGCTCAGCAGCCAGTAGGCGCTGAAACACCAGCCCAGCATGAAGCTCATGAGCATGATCATGGTTCTGCACAAGAAGGGCATGAAGGTCATAATCATGGACCGGTTTCAACCGAAGCTGCCCCTGTGGAATCTGCAGGACACTCCGACACCGATCATGGACATGCCCCTTTCAATGCCAAGGAAACTGCGTTTCACCACATTTCAGATTTAAATGTGTACAGCATTGGTCCGTGGAATTTTCCACTCCCTTGCATTCTTTATGCACCAGCAAACGGGTGGTCAGTATTTTCATCCGGACGATTCCACATCGATGATGCACATCATGGTTCAGGTCATATGGCCGTCGATCGATATGTGCTTCATGAAGGAAAAGTGATGAGAGTGACCGATCCCACCTTCCCGGTAGGAGAAATAGAGATTCAGGGATTTTCTACAGAGGTAAAAGATGAAACCGGTGGCAAGAAGGAATACATTTATGTTTCCTATCAGGGTAGAAATATTGAAACTGAGAAAGCCAGTACTGCAGACGGAGGTTTGTTTAAAGGTGGAATTACCGGCTTTTATGATTTCTCCATCAGCAAGAATGTATTCGCAATGTTGTTGGTCGTGGGGTTGATGTCTTTGTTATTTATCAGCATGGCCCGCAGGTATAAAGCCAATCCAGGTACTCCACCAACGGGCGTTCAAAAATTAATGGAACCGATCATCCTTTTTATTCAGGATGAAGTTGCCAAGCCATTTATCGGGGCAAAATACCTTGGTTACATGCCATTGTTGTTGTCTTTGTTTTTCTTTATATTGGGTTTGAATTTATTCGGGCAGATTCCGTTTTTCGGTGGAGCCAATGTTACCGGAAATCTTGCGGTGACCATGGTGCTGGCCTTGATTGTTTTCATCGTAGTGAACGTAAAAGGCAATCGTCATTATTGGGAACACATTCTTTGGATGCCAGGAATTCCGGCAGGTATCAAGACCCTGATTACGCCCATAGAAATTCTTGGAATCTTTATCAAACCAGTCACCTTGATGCTCAGGCTTTTTGCCAACATCACAGCGGGCCATATCGTGATCATCATTTTCGTCAGTTTGATATTTATCATTGGTAAATCCGGTGAAAACGTAGGTGCTGCATCAGGTGCCGCCGTTGGGTCGGTATTACTTTCTTTATTCATGATGGCCATAGAGCTTTTGGTAGCGTTTATCCAGGCTTATGTGTTCACACTACTGACTGCATCCTACATAGGGGCAGCCACAGAGGAGCATCATCATGAGCATAAAACAGAACATCATTAA